The Flavobacterium marginilacus genome window below encodes:
- a CDS encoding glycoside hydrolase family 88 protein — MKKYCLLIIVAVFFVSAGFRKQNLEEKINVALQTAIQQYAYLSRQVSVGKYPKTYFADKNQLETSDSGWWCSGFYPGTLLYLDEAKGAPELKKVALNVMEDLKKEQFNTTTHDLGFMMYCSFGNAERLHPSKEYEAILMNSAKSLASRFNPKTGCIKSWDSAPWNHASNEESPVIIDNMMNLELLFWAAKHSGDSTYYKIAVQHADKTMVNHFRKDYSSYHEVVYNTESGKVTKQITNQGAADDSSWARGQGWGLYGYVVMYRETKDVKYLNQAKNIANYILSHPNLPADKIPYWDFNAPNIPNALRDSSAASLIASALLELGGYADKKDGIRYYDSAKIILSNLLTPEYFAAVGTNGGFLLKHGVGNMPKKTEIDTPLTYGDYYLVEAMMRYKALVKTNPKFK, encoded by the coding sequence ATGAAGAAGTATTGCTTATTGATAATTGTGGCTGTGTTTTTTGTTTCGGCTGGTTTTCGGAAACAAAATTTAGAAGAAAAAATAAATGTGGCACTGCAGACGGCAATACAGCAATATGCTTATTTGAGCAGACAAGTGAGTGTGGGAAAGTATCCTAAAACTTATTTTGCAGATAAAAATCAACTGGAAACATCTGATTCCGGCTGGTGGTGCAGTGGTTTCTATCCTGGGACGCTGCTGTATCTGGATGAGGCAAAAGGAGCTCCCGAATTAAAAAAGGTAGCACTAAACGTAATGGAAGATCTGAAAAAAGAACAGTTCAATACCACTACACACGATTTGGGTTTTATGATGTATTGCAGTTTTGGAAATGCAGAAAGGCTGCATCCCAGTAAAGAGTATGAAGCGATATTAATGAACAGTGCCAAATCATTGGCAAGCCGTTTCAATCCAAAAACAGGCTGTATCAAATCATGGGACAGCGCACCATGGAATCATGCTTCAAATGAAGAATCTCCTGTGATTATTGATAATATGATGAATCTGGAGCTTTTATTCTGGGCAGCAAAACACAGCGGAGACAGTACGTATTATAAAATTGCTGTTCAGCATGCCGATAAAACGATGGTTAATCATTTTCGAAAAGATTACAGCTCCTATCATGAAGTGGTTTACAATACAGAGTCTGGAAAAGTTACCAAACAAATCACTAATCAAGGTGCAGCCGATGATTCGTCTTGGGCGAGAGGACAGGGCTGGGGATTGTACGGATATGTTGTAATGTACCGAGAAACAAAAGATGTAAAGTATTTAAATCAGGCAAAAAACATTGCCAATTATATTTTAAGCCACCCGAATCTGCCGGCAGATAAAATTCCTTATTGGGATTTTAACGCTCCTAATATTCCTAATGCTTTACGGGATTCTTCTGCGGCTTCATTAATTGCTTCAGCTTTATTGGAGTTAGGCGGTTATGCAGATAAAAAAGACGGAATACGTTATTATGATTCGGCCAAAATAATTTTATCTAATTTATTAACGCCGGAATATTTTGCGGCAGTGGGAACGAACGGCGGTTTTTTGCTGAAACACGGAGTAGGGAACATGCCTAAGAAAACCGAAATCGATACACCGCTCACGTATGGCGATTATTATTTGGTAGAAGCGATGATGCGTTATAAAGCACTGGTGAAAACAAATCCGAAGTTTAAATAG